In a genomic window of Shouchella clausii:
- a CDS encoding zinc-dependent alcohol dehydrogenase — MKAVTYQGMNHVEVSTIKAPEIQDPEDVIVRITSTAICGSDLHLYQGNMYTPKGFVIGHEPMGIVEETGQEVTKVKKGDRVVIPFTVACGHCPYCQAHQESQCDRSNPHYDSGGLFGYAEKFGDYPGGQAEYLRVPFGNYTPFRLPDDCELEDEQVLFLSDVLPTAYWSVVHAGVKKGDTVIVLGCGPVGLMTQAFAWQQGAERVIAVDYFDYRLEKARQMNHTETFDFTKDKDTGETLKELTKGGADVVIDCVGMDGKKSPLEMVEQKLKLQGGTLGPIQIATKAVKKCGTVQLTGVYGGNYNLFPLGAFFSRNVTLKMGQAPARAYMETLYEQIRQGSINPTSIITHKLALSDAPKGYDLFNNKEDGCIKVVLKP; from the coding sequence ATGAAAGCTGTCACGTACCAGGGAATGAATCACGTAGAAGTATCGACTATAAAAGCACCGGAAATCCAAGATCCAGAAGACGTTATTGTCCGCATTACGTCAACAGCGATTTGCGGTTCGGATTTGCACTTGTACCAAGGCAATATGTATACGCCAAAAGGGTTTGTTATCGGGCACGAACCAATGGGCATCGTTGAAGAAACAGGGCAAGAGGTAACAAAAGTCAAAAAGGGAGACCGAGTGGTGATCCCATTTACAGTAGCATGCGGACATTGTCCCTATTGCCAAGCACACCAAGAAAGCCAGTGCGACCGTTCAAATCCTCATTATGATTCCGGAGGTTTATTTGGCTACGCGGAAAAATTCGGCGATTATCCAGGCGGACAAGCAGAATATTTGCGTGTTCCTTTTGGCAATTACACGCCATTTCGCTTGCCAGACGATTGCGAATTAGAGGACGAGCAAGTGCTGTTTTTATCTGATGTTCTGCCAACTGCTTATTGGAGCGTCGTCCATGCAGGTGTAAAGAAGGGCGATACAGTCATTGTGCTTGGCTGCGGCCCAGTCGGCTTGATGACGCAAGCATTTGCCTGGCAACAAGGGGCAGAACGGGTCATTGCTGTCGATTATTTTGATTATCGGCTCGAAAAAGCAAGGCAAATGAATCACACGGAAACATTTGATTTTACAAAAGACAAAGACACAGGCGAAACATTAAAAGAATTGACAAAAGGCGGGGCAGACGTCGTCATTGATTGTGTTGGCATGGACGGAAAGAAGTCTCCATTAGAAATGGTGGAACAAAAATTGAAATTACAAGGCGGGACATTAGGACCGATCCAAATCGCTACTAAGGCTGTCAAGAAATGCGGCACTGTCCAATTGACTGGCGTGTACGGTGGCAATTATAATCTCTTTCCTTTAGGCGCTTTCTTTAGCCGCAATGTCACTTTAAAAATGGGACAGGCGCCTGCACGCGCCTATATGGAGACACTGTATGAACAAATCCGCCAAGGCTCGATTAATCCAACAAGCATTATCACCCATAAACTTGCTCTAAGTGATGCGCCAAAAGGGTACGATCTATTTAACAATAAGGAAGATGGCTGCATCAAAGTGGTTTTGAAGCCGTAA
- a CDS encoding ABC transporter substrate-binding protein, whose product MNKKACAFAVFLLLAGCQGASLETENKEPSKEGAYSVTDFAERTVSFEHPPERIAVLGNGELDIVYALGKEVVGRPTSAEPTVVAEAEEAAQVGSSHEIDMERLTFADPDLVLGSFPMNEKDVPAIEGMGANVLLTSANSVSEIEQQIELIGQALQEQEEAEKWIATIKEKKQELSANPLHKKEKVLLVYGAPGSNLAALPNSLAGDILDIAGGENVASSFEQLDDFPQYAALSPERIMEANPDRILFMAHGDPTNVQDGFIKEMEQHAGWSQLPAVKEGKIEILPADLFGTNPGTNITEALNYMRALLEEDGAEQ is encoded by the coding sequence ATGAATAAAAAAGCATGTGCTTTTGCGGTTTTTCTATTGCTTGCAGGTTGCCAAGGGGCCAGTTTAGAAACAGAGAACAAAGAGCCTAGTAAGGAAGGGGCTTATTCAGTCACCGATTTCGCAGAGCGAACGGTTTCGTTTGAACACCCCCCTGAGCGAATCGCTGTATTAGGAAATGGTGAGCTGGATATTGTTTATGCCTTAGGGAAGGAGGTTGTTGGAAGGCCGACGAGCGCAGAACCTACTGTTGTAGCGGAAGCAGAAGAGGCCGCGCAAGTAGGGTCGTCCCATGAAATTGACATGGAACGTTTAACGTTTGCCGATCCTGATTTAGTACTTGGTAGTTTCCCAATGAATGAGAAGGATGTCCCGGCTATTGAAGGAATGGGCGCCAATGTTCTCCTTACTAGCGCCAATTCTGTCAGCGAAATTGAACAACAAATCGAGTTGATCGGTCAAGCATTGCAAGAGCAGGAAGAAGCAGAGAAATGGATTGCGACAATTAAAGAAAAAAAGCAAGAGCTCTCTGCCAACCCTTTACATAAAAAAGAAAAAGTACTGCTTGTTTATGGAGCGCCTGGTTCAAATTTAGCAGCGCTTCCAAATTCGCTAGCCGGTGACATTCTCGACATTGCAGGCGGAGAAAACGTAGCGTCGTCTTTTGAACAGTTAGATGATTTTCCACAATATGCGGCGCTTTCACCAGAACGAATTATGGAAGCAAATCCAGATCGGATCTTATTTATGGCCCATGGTGATCCTACCAACGTCCAGGATGGTTTTATCAAGGAAATGGAGCAACATGCTGGCTGGTCGCAGTTGCCAGCTGTTAAGGAAGGGAAGATTGAGATTTTGCCTGCTGATTTATTTGGCACCAATCCTGGCACAAACATAACGGAAGCGCTTAATTATATGCGTGCGTTACTAGAAGAAGACGGTGCAGAACAGTGA
- a CDS encoding FecCD family ABC transporter permease, whose amino-acid sequence MSELVLAKRARRRKGLLISLPLALLVSMAGGLMLGAVPFSLGDIGAVLTGEGTETSRAVIANIRLPRIIVAALAGACLAASGAILQGLMKNPLADPSIIGVTAGGGLAASIAMVALPQLGYLLPGFAFIGALLATGTIYILAWEKGTSPLKLILAGIAVNAFFGAIQSGIFILFSDRVQSILPWLAGGFQGRGWFHVEFVLPYALTGLLLSIFAIRPINLLLLGDDTARLLGAPVERFRLWLILLAAFLAGAAVSVAGLLSFVGLVVPHMVRLFIGSDYRYLLPFSIIGGAALVVLTDTVARTVFDPIELPVGILLACLGAPFFLVLLKYNKITH is encoded by the coding sequence GTGAGCGAGCTAGTGCTTGCTAAACGGGCTAGAAGAAGAAAAGGACTTTTGATTTCTTTGCCATTGGCTTTGCTCGTTTCGATGGCCGGTGGGCTTATGCTAGGAGCTGTGCCATTTTCGTTAGGAGACATTGGCGCCGTTTTAACAGGAGAGGGCACAGAAACAAGTAGAGCGGTGATTGCGAATATTAGGTTGCCGCGCATCATAGTCGCTGCGCTTGCAGGGGCATGCTTAGCGGCCTCTGGCGCGATATTGCAAGGTTTAATGAAAAATCCATTGGCGGATCCGAGCATCATTGGCGTGACAGCTGGAGGAGGGCTTGCTGCAAGCATCGCCATGGTCGCGTTGCCACAGCTAGGGTATTTGCTTCCTGGCTTTGCTTTTATCGGTGCGCTTTTAGCAACGGGAACGATTTATATACTTGCCTGGGAAAAAGGCACTTCTCCTTTGAAGCTTATTTTAGCTGGAATTGCAGTGAATGCCTTTTTTGGAGCAATTCAAAGCGGAATTTTTATTTTATTTAGTGATAGGGTCCAGTCGATTCTCCCTTGGTTAGCAGGAGGATTTCAAGGAAGAGGCTGGTTTCATGTTGAATTTGTCCTGCCTTATGCATTAACAGGGCTATTGTTATCGATTTTTGCAATTAGACCAATCAATTTGTTGCTGTTAGGTGATGATACGGCACGATTGCTTGGCGCGCCGGTCGAACGGTTTCGCTTGTGGCTTATTTTGCTTGCCGCTTTTTTAGCAGGAGCGGCAGTGAGCGTTGCTGGTTTGCTCAGCTTTGTCGGCCTTGTCGTTCCCCACATGGTCCGTCTTTTTATCGGCAGTGATTACCGCTATTTGCTGCCATTTTCGATTATTGGCGGAGCAGCCCTTGTTGTTTTAACAGACACTGTGGCCAGAACAGTGTTTGATCCAATCGAGCTTCCAGTCGGCATTTTGCTCGCTTGCCTCGGAGCGCCATTTTTCTTGGTTTTGCTTAAGTACAACAAAATAACGCATTAG
- the isdG gene encoding heme oxygenase → MVIVANKTLIRKGEGHKLVKRFDKIGKIEMQKGFLGLEVLVNAKEKDVDEVTISTRWETKADFHAWTKSEAFREAHSGRNARPDYILGNEIEFYNVEVVRMPIAQAQ, encoded by the coding sequence ATGGTGATTGTGGCAAACAAGACGTTGATTCGTAAAGGGGAAGGCCATAAACTCGTTAAGCGTTTTGACAAGATTGGCAAAATTGAAATGCAAAAAGGGTTTCTTGGCCTCGAAGTCCTTGTAAATGCAAAGGAAAAAGATGTTGATGAAGTAACAATTAGCACACGTTGGGAAACGAAAGCCGATTTTCATGCGTGGACGAAAAGTGAAGCATTCCGTGAAGCACACTCCGGTCGAAACGCTCGCCCAGACTATATCTTAGGCAATGAAATCGAATTTTACAATGTTGAAGTAGTTCGCATGCCGATTGCACAAGCGCAATAG
- the isdC gene encoding heme uptake protein IsdC: MGIRLRKMVFLLSMVAVFVLGAKSSYANAELADGTYTIDYTVMHATDPSASIANDYWEKPAKLHVKNGEITAEMKLNHSSWIVEFQTPTNGGFADVAVVSEDEGADTRVVQFPLEGIDDMTEAKIHVIVPDIDYDHHYTIRFDFNESSLTALETAASNEEDENEEDKKDDEPLGTALSSEDEGKRAHTDTSKPTEEDNPQTSDATPIALLSSLAIVSAIVLLRKRLRQVS; encoded by the coding sequence ATGGGTATTCGACTAAGAAAAATGGTCTTTCTGCTGAGTATGGTAGCGGTGTTCGTGCTCGGAGCTAAATCTAGCTACGCCAATGCTGAGCTAGCAGACGGGACCTATACGATTGATTATACGGTCATGCATGCAACCGATCCGTCGGCTTCGATTGCAAATGACTACTGGGAAAAGCCAGCAAAGTTGCATGTTAAAAATGGAGAGATAACAGCAGAAATGAAACTAAACCATAGTTCATGGATTGTTGAATTCCAAACGCCGACAAACGGCGGTTTTGCAGATGTAGCTGTCGTATCGGAAGATGAAGGAGCTGATACAAGAGTTGTGCAATTTCCACTTGAGGGGATTGACGACATGACCGAAGCAAAAATTCATGTGATCGTCCCTGATATTGACTATGACCATCATTACACGATTCGCTTTGATTTTAATGAAAGTAGTTTAACTGCTTTAGAAACGGCTGCATCAAACGAAGAAGATGAAAACGAAGAAGACAAAAAAGACGATGAGCCGCTGGGAACGGCCCTATCGTCTGAAGACGAAGGCAAACGCGCACACACAGACACAAGCAAACCAACGGAGGAGGACAATCCGCAAACAAGCGATGCCACACCTATTGCTTTGCTTAGCAGCCTTGCCATCGTCAGTGCTATTGTACTCCTTCGCAAACGTCTAAGACAAGTTTCGTGA
- a CDS encoding NEAT domain-containing protein yields MNVRNRLINGFLSLLLVFATVLPTFANTASAASEPLQNGTYEIPFKVLKNGTDETSVMDGYTKKPATLYVKDGSYEIDMTLTNSNWYQDFKVEGAQPETISEDTGKNERVVRFPVSQLDEKLDAYVHIIVTGIPGFEYDNKYDVQIAFDVNGISLIELDEPPTVEEPGTEEPGTEEPGTEEPGTEEPGTEEPGTEEPGTEEPSTEEPGTEEPGTEEPSTEEPGTEEPVVLEDGEYTIPFAAKHATEDRDSTMSRYLVNPAQLSVKDGVQTVALTVKDSHQITALQLEENGTFYDGEVVNEDVEANTRTYAYTVTDLDKPANANVSMRVSMPNGDVYENTQSFRLLFDVEGIEALPAPEEPGAEEPGTEEPGTEEPGTEEPGAEEPGTEEPGIEEPGTEEPGIEEPGTEEPGTEEPGTEEPGTEEPGTEEPGTEEPGTGNPGTAPSDEIDDLANGRYEIDFTFLKDGTEDVSVMDGYTEKPATLYVKDGEFTVDLTLLHSSWYEDLKIAGERPEVVLTDEEADKRVVRFPVNNIAEKTNAWVHIVVKGIPGFEYDNEYNTQLAFDVNSIKLIEKDPDPQLPENPDPGEGQNGNNGGNTGNHGGNNHNGGNGRNPGGNGGNGGNNGNEPPVDVNTLEDGRYEVDFAVYKDGTEDISVMDGYTEKPATVYVKDGEYTVDLTLTHSDWYNDLKIEGERPEVISEDESARKRVVRFETGSLETRVNAWVHVIVPDIGYDNKYDVQIAFDTASLKLIEKGETPPPATEPTKKGNSGNDNNTGNVGQNGKGPNGENLDYKRGQLKDENGLKQSSGEHVANAKTGDMAMIGLYAALLVASSIYFIWKRRNKRFSAN; encoded by the coding sequence ATGAATGTGCGAAACCGTTTGATTAATGGATTTCTTTCTCTTTTGCTTGTATTCGCTACCGTGCTGCCGACATTTGCAAACACAGCTTCGGCAGCCAGCGAGCCGCTGCAAAATGGCACCTATGAAATCCCTTTTAAAGTGCTAAAAAATGGAACTGATGAAACGTCGGTCATGGATGGTTATACAAAAAAGCCAGCCACGCTTTATGTAAAAGATGGCAGCTACGAAATTGATATGACGCTTACGAATAGCAATTGGTATCAAGACTTTAAGGTCGAAGGCGCACAGCCAGAAACGATTTCCGAGGATACGGGCAAAAATGAACGGGTCGTCCGTTTTCCCGTTTCCCAATTAGATGAAAAACTTGATGCCTATGTCCACATCATTGTTACTGGCATCCCTGGATTCGAATACGACAATAAATATGATGTACAAATTGCTTTTGACGTAAATGGAATCTCCCTAATTGAATTAGACGAGCCTCCAACTGTCGAAGAACCAGGCACTGAAGAACCAGGAACCGAAGAGCCAGGCACTGAAGAACCAGGCACCGAAGAGCCAGGTACCGAAGAACCAGGAACCGAGGAACCAGGCACCGAAGAACCAAGCACTGAAGAACCGGGAACCGAAGAACCAGGCACCGAAGAACCAAGCACTGAAGAACCGGGAACCGAGGAACCAGTCGTACTGGAAGATGGCGAGTATACGATTCCATTCGCAGCTAAGCATGCAACAGAAGATCGCGATTCGACGATGAGCCGTTATTTAGTAAATCCAGCTCAGTTGAGCGTGAAAGACGGTGTTCAAACGGTTGCCTTAACAGTGAAAGACAGCCATCAAATTACAGCGCTCCAACTTGAAGAGAATGGCACGTTTTACGATGGCGAGGTTGTCAACGAAGACGTAGAGGCCAATACCCGTACGTATGCATATACGGTAACAGATTTGGACAAGCCAGCAAATGCAAACGTGTCGATGCGCGTTTCAATGCCAAATGGAGACGTATATGAAAATACACAAAGTTTTCGTCTGTTGTTTGATGTTGAAGGAATCGAAGCCCTGCCTGCACCTGAAGAACCAGGCGCTGAAGAACCGGGAACCGAGGAACCAGGAACTGAGGAGCCAGGAACTGAAGAGCCAGGAGCAGAGGAGCCAGGAACTGAAGAACCAGGCATCGAGGAACCAGGAACTGAAGAACCAGGCATCGAGGAACCAGGAACTGAAGAGCCAGGAACTGAAGAGCCAGGAACTGAAGAACCGGGAACTGAAGAACCGGGAACTGAGGAACCAGGCACCGAAGAGCCTGGAACAGGCAACCCTGGAACAGCGCCTAGCGATGAAATAGACGATCTCGCCAATGGACGTTATGAAATTGACTTTACCTTTTTGAAAGATGGCACAGAGGACGTCTCGGTTATGGATGGCTACACGGAAAAACCGGCGACTTTGTACGTGAAGGATGGCGAGTTTACTGTTGATTTAACGTTGCTTCACAGTAGTTGGTATGAGGATCTTAAGATTGCAGGGGAACGGCCTGAGGTTGTTTTAACCGATGAAGAGGCTGATAAACGCGTTGTCCGCTTCCCTGTTAATAACATCGCCGAAAAAACGAACGCTTGGGTGCACATTGTTGTCAAAGGCATTCCAGGATTTGAGTATGACAATGAGTACAACACACAACTGGCCTTTGACGTCAATTCGATTAAGTTGATAGAGAAGGATCCCGATCCTCAATTACCGGAAAACCCAGATCCTGGAGAGGGGCAAAATGGAAATAACGGTGGAAATACTGGCAATCATGGAGGAAACAATCACAACGGCGGAAACGGCAGAAATCCTGGCGGCAATGGCGGAAATGGAGGAAACAATGGAAACGAACCGCCTGTCGACGTTAACACGCTAGAAGATGGTCGTTACGAAGTGGATTTCGCTGTTTACAAAGACGGCACTGAAGATATTTCAGTGATGGATGGTTATACGGAGAAGCCGGCGACCGTTTATGTAAAAGACGGCGAGTATACCGTTGATCTTACCTTAACACATAGCGACTGGTATAACGATTTAAAGATTGAAGGCGAACGCCCTGAAGTGATTTCTGAAGATGAATCAGCTAGGAAACGCGTAGTTCGTTTTGAAACAGGTTCATTAGAAACACGCGTCAACGCATGGGTGCATGTCATTGTTCCTGATATTGGTTATGACAACAAATACGATGTGCAAATTGCGTTTGATACAGCCAGCCTTAAACTGATTGAAAAAGGGGAAACACCCCCTCCAGCCACAGAGCCAACAAAAAAAGGCAATAGCGGCAACGATAACAATACTGGCAATGTTGGTCAAAACGGCAAAGGGCCGAATGGGGAAAACCTTGATTATAAACGGGGCCAATTAAAAGATGAGAATGGGCTAAAGCAATCAAGCGGTGAACATGTTGCCAATGCCAAAACGGGCGATATGGCGATGATTGGTTTGTATGCGGCATTGCTCGTCGCATCAAGTATCTATTTTATTTGGAAACGCCGCAACAAGCGGTTTTCAGCCAATTAA
- the isdE gene encoding heme ABC transporter substrate-binding protein IsdE: MKLRTTVGIAAATVMLASCQPASEGATGKKAEEGVESLDGQAARIVATTVSATELADALNLELVGIPTSYKELPERYENVTEIGNPMSPDMEQIRSLDPDVVWSVTTLEADLEEPFAQAAIDAKFLNFQSVEAMSEEILEMGETYQREEQANRLVARFNERISELQKQTKEADSPSVLILMGVPGSYLVATEHSYIGDLVRLAGGENIVQGEEEAEYLASNTEYLQQANPDVILRAAHGMPEEVVEMFDEEFKTNDIWKHFNAVKNGRVYDLEELLFGTTGNIAVVEALDELEAMLYPEAGD, translated from the coding sequence ATGAAACTGAGAACAACCGTTGGTATAGCGGCAGCAACCGTGATGCTTGCATCGTGTCAGCCAGCGAGTGAAGGGGCTACTGGAAAAAAAGCGGAGGAGGGAGTCGAATCATTAGACGGGCAGGCAGCGCGGATCGTGGCGACGACTGTCTCTGCAACAGAATTAGCCGATGCCCTTAACTTGGAGCTTGTCGGCATTCCGACTAGCTACAAGGAGCTGCCGGAACGTTATGAAAATGTCACGGAAATTGGCAATCCAATGAGCCCAGATATGGAACAAATTCGCAGTTTGGACCCTGATGTCGTTTGGAGTGTGACAACGCTAGAGGCTGACTTGGAAGAGCCGTTTGCTCAAGCTGCTATTGACGCTAAGTTTTTGAACTTTCAAAGCGTGGAAGCGATGAGTGAAGAAATTTTGGAAATGGGTGAGACTTATCAACGGGAAGAACAAGCCAATCGTCTCGTCGCTCGTTTTAATGAACGGATTAGTGAGCTGCAAAAACAGACAAAGGAAGCCGATTCGCCGTCCGTATTGATTTTAATGGGAGTGCCAGGAAGTTATTTGGTCGCGACTGAGCATTCTTACATTGGCGACCTTGTCCGTCTTGCAGGCGGGGAAAATATTGTTCAAGGAGAAGAGGAGGCTGAGTATTTAGCGTCCAATACGGAATATTTGCAACAGGCCAATCCAGATGTGATTTTGCGAGCTGCCCATGGGATGCCAGAGGAAGTCGTTGAAATGTTTGATGAGGAATTTAAAACCAATGACATTTGGAAACATTTTAACGCTGTCAAAAATGGGCGCGTTTATGATTTAGAAGAACTGTTGTTTGGGACGACTGGCAATATCGCTGTAGTTGAAGCGTTAGATGAACTAGAAGCGATGCTCTATCCAGAGGCGGGCGATTAA
- a CDS encoding FecCD family ABC transporter permease produces the protein MKKTVVFISLAGLLLGLLYWSVMSGSIRVPFSQLVHGVISKADEEVNVIYDLRFPRIIIASFAGAALAVAGALLQAVMRNPIADPSIIGISSGANFTALLAVTIFPQLFYYMPLFAFLGGMIACGLVYSLSWKDGLHPLKLVLIGVAIHATFSGLAEAFNYRGSYSVTSISAATTSTLSMKTWADANVMLFYGGVAIVLSLCLYSICNLLVLNDRTASSLGMRVIPARLLVSFAAVVLASTATAIAGVIAFLGLLVPHIGRQLVGSDYKMLLPFCALAGASLLLAADTIGRLLLAPNEIPASILMSIIGGPFLIFLLRKREQMNGHS, from the coding sequence ATGAAAAAGACGGTTGTGTTTATTAGTCTTGCTGGATTGCTACTAGGCTTGTTGTACTGGTCGGTGATGAGCGGCAGCATTCGTGTGCCCTTTTCACAGCTTGTGCACGGGGTTATTAGCAAAGCAGATGAAGAAGTCAATGTCATTTATGATCTCCGCTTTCCGCGTATCATTATCGCCAGTTTTGCCGGTGCTGCTTTAGCGGTTGCTGGCGCGTTGTTGCAAGCTGTCATGCGCAACCCGATTGCCGACCCGAGTATTATCGGCATTTCGTCAGGAGCTAATTTTACGGCGTTATTAGCGGTTACGATCTTCCCGCAACTGTTTTATTATATGCCACTGTTTGCCTTTCTTGGCGGCATGATCGCCTGTGGCCTCGTTTACTCATTATCTTGGAAAGACGGTTTACATCCTTTAAAGCTCGTATTGATTGGCGTGGCTATCCACGCAACGTTTAGCGGTCTTGCCGAAGCATTTAATTACAGAGGCAGCTATTCGGTTACAAGCATATCAGCAGCCACGACGTCGACATTGTCGATGAAAACATGGGCAGACGCCAACGTTATGCTGTTTTATGGCGGGGTGGCGATTGTGCTCTCCCTTTGCCTGTATTCGATATGCAATTTATTAGTTTTAAATGATCGCACAGCAAGCAGCCTCGGCATGCGTGTCATTCCTGCAAGGCTTCTTGTTTCGTTTGCAGCGGTGGTGCTTGCGTCGACGGCGACGGCGATTGCTGGTGTGATTGCCTTTTTAGGGCTGCTTGTGCCCCATATCGGTCGGCAGTTAGTTGGGTCCGATTATAAAATGCTGTTGCCATTTTGCGCATTGGCTGGCGCAAGTCTTTTGCTCGCAGCTGACACGATTGGGCGCCTTCTCCTTGCACCGAATGAGATTCCTGCATCGATTCTCATGTCGATCATTGGCGGCCCATTCCTGATTTTCTTGTTGAGAAAGAGGGAGCAAATGAATGGACATTCGTAA
- a CDS encoding ABC transporter ATP-binding protein: MDIRNLSFSYRYHEKTIKHINAAIRPGAITTIIGPNGSGKSTLLSLLANRLTPIKGEVVVDGKTLSSYRAKELARHLAVVYQQNEAPADITVKKLVAYGRFPYRKRFSNWKEEDELAVNEALEATKLENKAHLPLLSLSGGEQQRAWIALALAQKTNILLLDEPTTYLDLYHQLEVLELVRSLNRLKKTTIVMVLHDLNQAIQYSDELIVMQAGSIIKAGLPREVVTEEMVENIYGVRAVLRDDAEAGLVLLPVGI; encoded by the coding sequence ATGGACATTCGTAATTTATCGTTTTCTTATCGTTATCATGAAAAGACAATCAAACACATTAATGCCGCGATCCGCCCAGGGGCTATTACTACAATCATTGGCCCGAATGGCTCTGGAAAGTCGACATTGCTCTCCTTGCTAGCAAATCGCCTGACTCCTATAAAAGGCGAAGTCGTAGTAGACGGCAAGACGCTTTCTTCTTACCGGGCGAAAGAATTGGCTCGACATTTGGCGGTTGTGTACCAGCAAAATGAAGCACCGGCTGACATTACAGTCAAAAAATTAGTCGCGTATGGGCGCTTTCCTTATCGGAAACGATTTTCCAACTGGAAAGAAGAGGACGAGCTTGCGGTAAATGAAGCGCTTGAAGCGACTAAATTAGAAAACAAGGCCCATTTGCCGTTGTTGTCTCTTTCTGGAGGCGAGCAACAGCGCGCTTGGATTGCGTTAGCGCTTGCACAAAAAACAAACATCCTGCTTTTAGACGAACCGACTACGTACCTTGATTTGTACCATCAGTTAGAAGTATTGGAACTTGTGCGCTCACTAAATCGGTTAAAAAAGACAACAATTGTGATGGTGCTCCATGATTTAAACCAAGCCATCCAATACAGCGATGAGCTCATCGTTATGCAGGCAGGAAGCATTATCAAAGCTGGCTTGCCAAGAGAAGTGGTGACGGAAGAAATGGTGGAAAATATCTATGGTGTTCGTGCAGTTTTGCGCGATGACGCGGAAGCAGGCCTCGTCTTGTTGCCAGTTGGTATTTAG
- the srtB gene encoding class B sortase translates to MTRKQASSCCQLVFRKGGRALKQAISKSISLLFAGVFVYACANLVQIGYDYWNNRTVLAEAQQLYVRSNSQTARQGKEGTALQDLQQSAFSGLHAINDDIVGWIFIGGTNIDYPVLQGRDNEYYLNRNYKGEETRAGSIFMDYRNHIGGEERNRILYGHRMKDSSMFSDLTAFTDQSFFYNQPDIFYDTTDAQYDIEVFSVYQTKTDFYYIETDFQSDDAYEAFLTDIQERSLFQTETEVTVNDQIITLSTCDYRLHPTEGRLVVHGKLIERSSG, encoded by the coding sequence ATGACGCGGAAGCAGGCCTCGTCTTGTTGCCAGTTGGTATTTAGAAAGGGGGGGAGAGCATTGAAACAAGCAATTAGCAAAAGCATATCTCTCCTGTTCGCAGGCGTATTTGTTTATGCTTGCGCCAACTTGGTCCAAATCGGTTACGATTACTGGAACAACCGAACGGTATTGGCGGAAGCACAACAGCTGTACGTTAGGAGCAATAGCCAAACCGCTAGACAAGGCAAAGAAGGCACTGCCTTACAGGACTTGCAGCAATCGGCTTTTTCAGGTTTGCATGCGATCAATGATGACATAGTCGGCTGGATTTTTATTGGCGGAACCAATATTGATTATCCAGTCTTGCAAGGGCGCGATAATGAATATTACTTAAATCGCAACTATAAAGGCGAGGAAACGAGAGCAGGCAGTATTTTTATGGATTACCGCAACCACATTGGGGGAGAGGAGCGAAACCGTATCTTATACGGGCATCGTATGAAAGACTCGTCTATGTTCAGCGACCTTACTGCCTTTACGGACCAGTCATTTTTTTATAACCAGCCAGACATATTTTATGACACAACAGACGCGCAGTATGACATTGAAGTCTTTTCTGTTTACCAAACGAAAACAGATTTTTACTATATAGAAACCGATTTTCAGTCAGATGATGCGTACGAAGCTTTTTTAACAGACATTCAAGAACGCTCGCTTTTTCAAACTGAAACAGAGGTAACTGTAAACGATCAAATTATTACCCTTTCCACATGCGATTATCGCCTTCACCCAACAGAGGGAAGGCTCGTTGTTCATGGCAAATTGATTGAACGCAGCAGCGGTTGA